The Streptomyces sp. 11x1 genomic sequence CGGCGATCGGCTGGGACGACGCCGGCACCCTGGAGACGGGAGCGCTCGCCGACTTCACGACGATCGCGCTCGACTCCGTCAGGACAGCGGGGCCGCCTCCACGGCTCGGCGCGGAGACGGCTGTATTCGCCGCGTCGGCAGCAGACGTGTCGCACACGGTGGTGGGAGGTCGGCACGTCGTACGGGACGGGGCGCACGCGCTCGTACCGGATGTGCCGAAAGCCCTCGCGGACGCCGTCGCCGCACTGCGCGGATGACCCCCGGTGGCACGAGCGGGCGACCCGCCCCCGAACCCGGCTCCGACTCCGCCCGCGAACCCCACTTCGCTCCCGAACCCGACCCGACCGCCGACCAGGCAACCAAGGACGCCATGAGCAGCCCGACGACCGACAGCCCCGCCCACTCGGCGAGCACCGCCAGCACGCTCATCACCAACATCGCTGCCCTGGTCACCAACGACCCCTCCCTCGGCGACGGTTCCCCCCTCGGACTGATCCAGGACGCGGCCGTCGTCATCGACGGTGAACGCATCGCGTGGACCGGTGATCAAAGCAAAGCACCCGCCACTGACAATCGCGTCGACGCCGGTGGGCGGGCGGTGATCCCGGGCTTCGTGGACTCCCACTCCCACCTCGTCTTCGCGGGCGACCGCACCGCCGAGTTCAACGCCCGGATGTCAGGCCGGGCCTACAGCGCGGGCGGCATCCGCACGACCGTCGCCGCCACCCGCGCCGCCACCGACGAGGAACTGGAGGCCAACCTCACCCGCTACCTCCGCGAGGCCCTCCGCCAGGGCACGACCACCTTCGAGACCAAGTCGGGCTACGGCCTGACCGTCGAGGACGAGGCACGGGCGCTGCGCATCGCCGCGCGTCACACGGACGAGGTGACCTACCTCGGCGCCCACATCGTCCCCCCGGATCACGCCGAGGACCCCGCCGCCTACGTGGCCCTCGTCACCGGCGAGATGCTGGACGCCTGCGCCCCGTACGCCCGTTGGATCGACGTCTTCTGCGAGAAGGGCGCCTTCGACGGCGACCAGACCCGCGCGATCCTCACGGCAGGCAAGGCCAGGGGCCTGCACCCGCGCATCCACGCCAACCAGCTCTCCTACGGCCCCGGCGTCCGGCTCGCCGTGGAACTGGACGCGGCCAGCGCGGACCACTGCACCCATCTCACCGACGCCGACGTGGACGCCCTCGCGAACAGCCGTACGGTCGCCACGCTGCTCCCCGGCGCCGAGTTCTCCACCCGCGCCGAGTGGCCGGACGCCCGGCGCCTCCTCGACGCGGGTGTCACCGTCGCCCTCTCCACGGACTGCAACCCCGGCTCGTCCTTCACCTCGTCCGTCCCCTTCTGTGTCGCGCTCGCCGTGCGGGACATGGGGATGACGCCGGACGAGGCCGTCTGGTCGGCCACGGCCGGGGGCGCGAGGGCACTTCGCCGCGACGACATCGGACGCCTCACGCCGGGCGCGTACGCCGACCTCGCGCTGCTGGACGCGCCCAGCCACGTCCACCTCGCCTACCGGCCGGGCGTACCCCTGGTCAGCGGAGTGTGGCGCAGGGGAGCGCGCGTCGCCTGACCAACAGCCGGGCGCGGGCCTGCGCGGGCGGACCGGAGCGGGGCACGGGCGGCGGTGCCCGGTGCCGGCAACGGTGCCGGTGTCAGCTGTGGACCGGTCCCGCGCCCGCGCGCCAGCGTTGCCCGTCGTGTCCGGACACCTCGGTGAAGGAGACGGAGCCGAGGGCGTCCGGGGTCACGGCGTGCCCCGGCGCGACCGCCGGGCGGATCATGCCGCGGGAGTCGACCTCGAAGCGCAGGTTGTCGCCGTTGTCCCCGTCGAGCGAGTCGCAGTCCCAGATGCCCACTCCGTCGTCGGTCGCCCCTCGGCTGTCGAGGCACAGGTCGGGATCGGCGAACGACTGGAGGGCGTCCCGGTTGGAGTCGAGGCGCCAGCGCTGGGTGGCCCGCGAGGAGCAGGTGGCCGTGACGACGTCGGTGCCCTTCTCCAACTCGCCCCGGATGTCCAGGCACAGGCCGGACGCGACGTTCACCACCTGGGTGTAGGCGCCGTTCAGCGGGGGCCCGTACGGCAACGACGGCTTCGCCGGGCCGGGCGTCGACGGATCCGGACTCGGGCTCTTGCTCGGCTTCTCCTTCTCCGGGGGCTTCGAGGGACTCTCGGTCTCCGAGGGGGTCGGGGACGGTGTCGGGCTCGGCGGGACGGTCGGGGGCACCGCGCCCGGGGGCACCGCGCCCGGGGGAGGAACGGCGGGCGTGGTGCCGGAGCCGGCCTCGTCGTCGGACGACGAGCCGACCGACCCCGAGAACACCAGGAACGCCAACAGCGGCGCCAACGCCACGCCGAGCGCCACCGAGGTCAACGCGACCCGACGCGACGACGACCACTTGGAGCCCGAGGCCCCGTCTTCGTCCTCCCCACCACTCGGACGCAACGAACGGCTCCAGCCCACACTCCGGGCCGCCCCACCGCCGCTCTCTCCGCCGGCCCCCGCACCGATCCAGGGCCCGCCACCCCTCCCCGCACCGCCTCGGCCATCGATGCCGGACCCGAGCCACGCCGCGTCCGACCCGGCCGACCCATCCGGGGCAACCGCTCCCGCGCCACTCGCCGCGCGCTCCCCACCCCCGGCATCGGATCCGCTGCCCGAACCCGGAACGGCACCCGAACCCGAACCGGCACCGGAACTGAAATCGGAACTGGAACCAGGGCCGGCAGGAAGGGCGGCCCGAGCCTCGGCCACCGCCTCGGCCGCAGCTGCTGAGCCCGTCTCCGCCCCCGCCCCGGCGGAGCCCTCGGCCCGCGTCCCGGTCGCGCCCCGCGTGTACGCCGTACCGCCCCACGGCAGCAACCCCTCCGCGAGGGTCGCGCGCGGGTTGTCGCGCAGGGCGCACAGCTCCTCGTACGCGCCGGCGCAGTGCGGGCAGTGCTCCATGTGGGCCTGCAGATCGGTGCTGTGGCGAGGGGTGTCGGGTCGTACGGACTCCTCGATCAGCCGGCGGAAGTCCTGGCAGCGCGGGTCGTCCGAGGCGGCCAGCCGCACGCGCAGACATGCCTGGCGCAGGGCGTGGAGCGCGGACTCCCGCTTGTACGTGACGTCGTCGGCGGTGAGGCCGAGCAGAACGGCCGTTCGGTCGTCCGGTTCCCGCTCCACGGCGCCGTACCAGACGAGGCCCTGCGGCCGGGGCGGCAGCTGTTCGAACGCCGCGAGCAGGGGCGGGACTCGGCCTCCGGGGCCCGTCGTGTCCAGCACGGCCCGCAGGGCGGGGGCGAGACCGGTCGCACCGCCGTCGGTGGACCAGCCGACGGCGACCCGCGCGGTCAGCAGGAGCAGCCGATGGCGCCAGGGGACGGTGGGTTCGACGCCCCGGGCCGTCTCCTTGGTGGCGACCGTGAACGCCTGGGTGGCCAGTTCCCGTGCCGCGGACTCGCTCGCGGCGCACAGCCTGGCGTAGGCGAGGACCGAGAGGTGGTGGCGCTCGCGCAGTTCGCGCAGGGCCGCGTACGCGGTCGGTGAGTCGGAACGTAACAGCGCGGTGAGCCGGGTGTCGGACGCGTTCGCGTACCGGTGCTCGGACCCGTCGTCGGGGCGTGCACCCGGCGCGCCGGTGTTCCGGTGGTCCTCATGGCCGTCGTTGCCGCCGGGGCGCTCGTCCCGAGCCCGAGTCATCCTCGTGCCTCCTCGCACCCCCGTGTGTCCACCCGTCGGCTTCAGGCATACCGAACAGTCTGGCGCGTGACCATAGTGGCTGAAGGTGAACCGAGGGGAAGGGGTTTCTTGCGGTAAGGGGGTGGGAGGGGAGGAGATAGGGGTCGAGCCGGGAACGGTTCGGCCGGGTACGCCAGGAGTGTCGCAACTCCCACCACACCCGGCCGACTTCGCTCTACGTCGCGACGGACGGTCCGGACGGTCACTCCTCCAGCGTCAGCCCCTTGCGCAGACGCACCAGCGTGCGCGACAGCAACCGGGACACGTGCATCTGGGAGATGCCCAGTTCGTCCCCGATCTCGGACTGCGTCATGCCGGCCACGAACCGCAGCGACAGGATCTTCCGGTCGCGCGGCGGCAGTTCGGCGATCAGCGGCTTCAGGGACTCGACGTACTCGATGCCTTCGAGGCCGTGGTCCTCGTAGCCGATCCGGTCCGCCAGGGCGCCCTCGGAGTCGTCCTCCTCGGGCTGGGCGTCCAGCGACGAGGCGGTGTACGCGTTGGACGCCGCCATGCCTTCGACGACCTCGTCGTTCGTCAGCCCGAGGCGCTCCGCCAGCTCTCCCACCGTCGGAGCGCGATCGAGCTTCTGAGCGAGCTCGTCACCGGCCTTGGCCAGGTCGAGTCGGAGCTCCTGGAGTCTGCGCGGCACCCGCACGGACCAACTCGTGTCGCGGAAGAAGCGCTTGATCTCGCCGACGATCGTCGGCATCGCGAACGTGGGGAACTCGACGCCCCTGCTCAGTTCGAAGCGGTCGATCGCCTTGATGAGGCCGATCGTGCCGACCTGGATGATGTCCTCCATGGGTTCGCTGCGCGAGCGGAACCGGGAGGCGGCGAACTTCACCAGCGCCAGGTTGAGTTCGACCAGGGTGTTGCGGACGTACGAGTACTCGTACGTGCCTTCCTCAAGGGATTCGAGCCGCTCGAAGAGGGTCTTGGACAGGGCTCGTGCGTCCACCGGTCCCACCTCGTCGTACGGGGGGATCTCCGGGAGGTCGGTGAGCGCGTCGCCCGGATGATGGGCGAGGTCGTCCTGCGTCTCTTCCGGGGCGGATGCCGACGTCGCCCTCTGGGTATGCGATTCGTCGAGCCGGGGTGACATGATGTCCTCCATCGTTCTCGGCATATGGCCGCCGATGCCAATACGTGCACTGCGGTGTGCGGCGCCTCCAAAGCCGGCCGTGTCGATTGGTGTCACTACTAGCCCTACCCGGTT encodes the following:
- the hutI gene encoding imidazolonepropionase; its protein translation is MTPGGTSGRPAPEPGSDSAREPHFAPEPDPTADQATKDAMSSPTTDSPAHSASTASTLITNIAALVTNDPSLGDGSPLGLIQDAAVVIDGERIAWTGDQSKAPATDNRVDAGGRAVIPGFVDSHSHLVFAGDRTAEFNARMSGRAYSAGGIRTTVAATRAATDEELEANLTRYLREALRQGTTTFETKSGYGLTVEDEARALRIAARHTDEVTYLGAHIVPPDHAEDPAAYVALVTGEMLDACAPYARWIDVFCEKGAFDGDQTRAILTAGKARGLHPRIHANQLSYGPGVRLAVELDAASADHCTHLTDADVDALANSRTVATLLPGAEFSTRAEWPDARRLLDAGVTVALSTDCNPGSSFTSSVPFCVALAVRDMGMTPDEAVWSATAGGARALRRDDIGRLTPGAYADLALLDAPSHVHLAYRPGVPLVSGVWRRGARVA
- a CDS encoding RICIN domain-containing protein, encoding MTRARDERPGGNDGHEDHRNTGAPGARPDDGSEHRYANASDTRLTALLRSDSPTAYAALRELRERHHLSVLAYARLCAASESAARELATQAFTVATKETARGVEPTVPWRHRLLLLTARVAVGWSTDGGATGLAPALRAVLDTTGPGGRVPPLLAAFEQLPPRPQGLVWYGAVEREPDDRTAVLLGLTADDVTYKRESALHALRQACLRVRLAASDDPRCQDFRRLIEESVRPDTPRHSTDLQAHMEHCPHCAGAYEELCALRDNPRATLAEGLLPWGGTAYTRGATGTRAEGSAGAGAETGSAAAAEAVAEARAALPAGPGSSSDFSSGAGSGSGAVPGSGSGSDAGGGERAASGAGAVAPDGSAGSDAAWLGSGIDGRGGAGRGGGPWIGAGAGGESGGGAARSVGWSRSLRPSGGEDEDGASGSKWSSSRRVALTSVALGVALAPLLAFLVFSGSVGSSSDDEAGSGTTPAVPPPGAVPPGAVPPTVPPSPTPSPTPSETESPSKPPEKEKPSKSPSPDPSTPGPAKPSLPYGPPLNGAYTQVVNVASGLCLDIRGELEKGTDVVTATCSSRATQRWRLDSNRDALQSFADPDLCLDSRGATDDGVGIWDCDSLDGDNGDNLRFEVDSRGMIRPAVAPGHAVTPDALGSVSFTEVSGHDGQRWRAGAGPVHS
- a CDS encoding RNA polymerase sigma factor SigF — its product is MSPRLDESHTQRATSASAPEETQDDLAHHPGDALTDLPEIPPYDEVGPVDARALSKTLFERLESLEEGTYEYSYVRNTLVELNLALVKFAASRFRSRSEPMEDIIQVGTIGLIKAIDRFELSRGVEFPTFAMPTIVGEIKRFFRDTSWSVRVPRRLQELRLDLAKAGDELAQKLDRAPTVGELAERLGLTNDEVVEGMAASNAYTASSLDAQPEEDDSEGALADRIGYEDHGLEGIEYVESLKPLIAELPPRDRKILSLRFVAGMTQSEIGDELGISQMHVSRLLSRTLVRLRKGLTLEE